The Brachionichthys hirsutus isolate HB-005 chromosome 1, CSIRO-AGI_Bhir_v1, whole genome shotgun sequence genome has a window encoding:
- the LOC137900854 gene encoding COUP transcription factor 2-like — translation MAMVAWRNTDGVGDTPGTLSSPVSLSRGLTGHMNSVPSLDLPAAAAASQGVPPPNPSSTAAAITAPNNNNNNTSSSSSSSSSSSTDKHQSQQIECIVCGDKSSGKHYGQFTCEGCKSFFKRSVRRNLNYTCRANRTCPVDQHHRNQCQYCRLKKCLKVGMRREAVQRGRLPTHSYHGQFSLTNGDPLQCHSYLSGYISLLLRAEPYPTSRFGSQCLQSNSIMGIENICELAARMLFSAVEWARNIPFFPDLQVTDQVALLRLTWSELFVLNAAQCSMPVHVAPLLAAAGLHASPMSADRVVAFMDHIRVFQEQVEKLKVLHVDSAEYSCIKAIALFSTDACGLSDVAHVEGLQEKSQCALEEYVRSQYPNQPNRFGKLLLRLPSLRTVSSSVIEQLFFIRLVGKTPIETLIRDMLLSGSSFNWPYMPIQ, via the exons ATGGCGATGGTGGCGTGGAGAAACACCGACGGCGTCGGGGACACTCCGGGCACCCTGTcctcccccgtgtctctgtcCAGGGGACTGACGGGACACATGAACTCGGTGCCTTCTCTGGATttaccggcggcggcggcggcatctCAGGGTGTCCCGCCGCCCAATCCATCCAGCACCGCCGCCGCGATCACCGctcccaacaacaacaacaacaacacgtcttcctcctcctcctcctcatcctcctcctccacggacAAACACCAGAGCCAGCAGATCGAGTGCATCGTCTGCGGGGATAAATCCAGCGGGAAGCACTACGGGCAGTTCACGTGCGAGGGGTGCAAGAGCTTCTTTAAGCGCAGCGTCAGGAGGAACCTGAACTACACCTGCCGGGCCAACCGGACCTGCCCCGTGGACCAGCACCACCGGAACCAGTGCCAGTACTGCCGCCTCAAGAAGTGTCTCAAAGTCGGCATGCGGAGAGAAG cCGTCCAGAGAGGGAGACTGCCTACCCACTCTTACCACGGCCAGTTCTCCCTAACGAACGGAGACCCGCTCCAGTGCCATTCCTACCTGTCCGGGTacatctctctgctgctgcgcgCCGAGCCCTACCCGACCTCCAGGTTCGGCTCTCAGTGCCTCCAGAGCAACAGCATCATGGGCATCGAGAACATCTGCGAGCTGGCGGCCCGGATGCTCTTCAGCGCCGTGGAGTGGGCGCGCAACATCCCGTTCTTCCCGGACCTGCAGGTGACGGACCAGGTGGCCCTGCTGCGCCTCACCTGGAGCGAACTGTTCGTGCTGAACGCCGCGCAGTGTTCCATGCCCGTCCACGTCGCCCCGCTGCTCGCCGCCGCCGGTCTTCACGCTTCTCCGATGTCCGCGGACCGGGTGGTGGCGTTTATGGACCACATCCGGGTCTTTCAGGAGCAGGTGGAGAAGCTCAAGGTGCTGCACGTGGATTCAGCGGAGTACAGCTGCATTAAGGCCATCGCGCTGTTCTCCACAG ATGCCTGTGGTCTGTCGGATGTTGCTCACGTAGAAGGTCTGCAGGAGAAGTCCCAGTGTGCTTTGGAAGAGTACGTGAGGAGCCAGTATCCGAACCAGCCCAACAGGTTTGGGAAGCTGCTGCTCCGCTTACCTTCCCTCCGCACCGTCTCTTCTTCGGTCATTGAGCAGCTGTTCTTCATCCGTCTGGTGGGGAAGACCCCCATAGAAACTCTGATAAgggacatgctgctgtctggAAGCAGCTTCAACTGGCCCTACATGCCTATTCAATAG